A window from Theobroma cacao cultivar B97-61/B2 chromosome 3, Criollo_cocoa_genome_V2, whole genome shotgun sequence encodes these proteins:
- the LOC18604130 gene encoding CRM-domain containing factor CFM3, chloroplastic/mitochondrial, with the protein MAFATTKFTEMPLRTSLPFASYSYSYSSSSLNLFFSAPKPSFRFFRPFSSLRTGNSPSSKFNRYSYPWDQEASVPPNSSASSSSLQAWSSPSQKVIQSDGDDKTDVETRYFDRDKSQSAIERIVLRLRNLGLGSDDEDEGEDETDQYNSTPVTGEERLGDLLKREWVRPDTMLIEREKEEAVLPWERDEAEVEVVKEGVLGVKKRRVRAPTLAELTIEDEELRRLRRMGMYLRERINVPKAGITQAVLEKIHDKWRKEELVRLKFHEVLATDMKTAHEIVERRTGGLVLWRSGSVMVVYRGSNYEGPSRSQSIDREGEALFIPDVSFASNAVRGSETGTTSTPEKCEPVVVKPERSESMTEEEAEYNSLLDGVGPRFVEWWGTGVLPVDADLLPQKIPGYKTPFRLLPAGMRPRLTNAEMTNLRKLAKSLPCHFALGRNRNHQGLAAAIIKLWEKSLVVKIAVKRGIQNTNNKLMAEELKNLTGGVLLLRNKYFIVIYRGKDFLPTSVAAALAERQELTKQIQDVEEKVRIRAVEPAQSGEDKGEAPAGTLAEFYEAQACWGREISAEEREKMIEEASKAKHARLVKRVEHKLAVAQAKKLRAERLLAKIESSMIPAAPDYDQETITDEERVMFRRVGLRMKPYLPLGIRGVFDGVIENMHLHWKHRELVKLISKQKTLAFVEDTARLLEFESGGILVAIERVPKGYALIYYRGKNYHRPISLRPRNLLTKAKALKRSVAMQRHEALSQHISELERTIEEMKKEIGASQDVEDEDSQVSGEHGQFDPVSELTQSEDEASYMASDGDDEYDDEFDDDEEDSEFDDDEDEDINIDLEAGEDSLQSNSEKINSRRRF; encoded by the exons atggCCTTCGCGACGACTAAATTTACGGAAATGCCACTCAGAACCTCACTCCCTTTCGCCTCTTACTCTTACTCCtactcttcttcttcccttaaCCTTTTCTTCTCAGCCCCAAAACCGTCATTTCGCTTCTTCAGACCTTTCTCTTCTCTCCGAACTGGAAATAGTCCTAGCTCCAAGTTCAACCGCTATTCTTACCCGTGGGACCAGGAAGCCTCCGTGCCTCCTAACTCCTCCGCCTCCTCCTCTTCGCTCCAAGCCTGGTCCTCTCCTTCCCAGAAAGTCATTCAATCGGACGGTGATGATAAGACGGATGTCGAAACTCGATATTTCGATAGAGATAAAAGCCAAAGTGCGATAGAAAGAATCGTTCTGAGGTTGCGAAACTTAGGTTTAGGATCAGACGATGAAGACGAAGGAGAAGATGAAACGGACCAATATAATTCAACGCCGGTGACGGGAGAAGAGAGGTTAGGTGATTTGTTGAAAAGAGAGTGGGTACGCCCTGATACGATGCtgatagagagagaaaaggaggAGGCTGTGCTGCCGTGGGAGCGAGACGAGGCGGAGGTGGAGGTGGTGAAGGAGGGGGTTTTAGGAGTGAAGAAGAGGAGAGTAAGGGCACCGACATTGGCGGAGCTGACGATTGAGGATGAGGAGCTGAGGAGGTTGAGGAGGATGGGGATGTATTTAAGGGAAAGAATCAATGTGCCGAAGGCGGGGATTACGCAGGCGGTTTTGGAGAAGATTCATGATAAATGGAGGAAGGAGGAGTTAGTTAGGCTTAAGTTTCATGAGGTTCTGGCCACAGATATGAAGACTGCCCATGAGATTGTTGAG CGTCGTACAGGAGGATTAGTCTTGTGGAGATCTGGAAGTGTTATGGTAGTCTACCGTGGAAGTAACTATGAAGGTCCTTCTAGATCCCAATCTATTGATAGAGAAGGAGAAGCTCTTTTTATCCCAGATGTTTCTTTTGCTAGCAATGCAGTAAGGGGAAGCGAAACTGGCACAACTTCAACTCCAGAAAAGTGTGAACCAGTTGTGGTGAAGCCTGAACGTAGTGAGAGCATGACTGAAGAAGAAGCTGAGTATAACAGCCTATTAGATGGTGTAGGACCTCGGTTTGTTGAGTGGTGGGGTACAGGAGTTCTTCCAGTTGATGCTGATTTACTTCCTCAAAAGATTCCTGGTTATAAGACACCTTTCAGGCTTCTTCCTGCTGGAATGAGACCACGGCTTACCAATGCAGAGATGACAAATTTACGGAAACTTGCTAAATCACTTCCTTGTCATTTTGCCCTGG GGAGGAATAGGAACCACCAGGGATTGGCAGCTGCAATAATTAAACTTTGGGAGAAAAGCCTTGTTGTGAAGATTGCTGTAAAACGAGGTATTCAGAATACAAATAACAAGCTTATGGCTGAGGAGCTGAAG AACTTAACTGGAGGTGTGTTGCTGCTCAGAAATAAGTATTTCATTGTCATATACCGTGGAAAAGATTTCCTTCCAACAAGTGTTGCTGCTGCTCTGGCAGAAAGACAGGAGTTGACAAAACAGATTCAAGATGTTGAGGAGAAAGTGAGGATCAGAGCGGTTGAGCCAGCTCAATCAGGCGAAGATAAAGGAGAGGCACCTGCAGGTACTTTGGCTGAGTTTTATGAAGCTCAAGCCTGCTGGGGTAGAGAAATATCTGCAGAAGAACGTGAAAAGATGATTGAAGAAGCTTCCAAAGCTAAGCATGCTAGACTTGTAAAACGTGTCGAACATAAACTGGCTGTT GCCCAAGCCAAAAAGCTTAGAGCAGAGAGACTATTAGCTAAAATAGAATCCTCCATGATCCCTGCTGCTCCTGATTATGACCAAGAAACAATCACTGATGAGGAGCGGGTTATGTTTCGCAGAGTTGGTTTAAGAATGAAACCATACTTACCTCTTG GTATTCGTGGTGTTTTTGATGGTGTTATCGAGAATATGCATTTGCATTGGAAGCACAGAGAACTTGTGAAGCTAATAAGCAAACAAAAGACCCTTGCATTTGTTGAAGATACAGCAAGGTTATTGGAGTTTGAGAGTGGTGGGATACTGGTGGCAATTGAAAGGGTCCCCAAAGGATATGCTCTTATTTACTATCGTGGAAAGAATTACCATCGGCCCATTAGCCTGAGGCCAAGAAACCTTCTAACAAAGGCAAAGGCATTGAAGCGCTCAGTGGCAATGCAACGCCATGAG GCTCTGAGTCAGCATATTTCTGAACTAGAGAGAACCATAgaggaaatgaaaaaggaaatc GGTGCCTCTCAAGATGTTGAGGATGAGGATAGCCAGGTCTCAGGCGAGCATGGCCAGTTTGATCCTGTCTCAGAACTCACCCAA AGTGAGGATGAAGCTTCATATATGGCATCTGATGGTGATGATGAATATGATGATGAGTTTGACGACGATGAAGAGGATAGTGagtttgatgatgatgaagatgaggaTATCAACATTGACTTGGAAGCTGGTGAAGATTCTTTACAATCAAACTCTGAAAAAATCAATTCACGCAGACGTTTTTGA
- the LOC18604132 gene encoding putative F-box protein At5g55150 translates to MRRLIQAKDRPWLALPYHPKRSDKRCSFMSFQSVSSNKIYHRKLPGVGGSKTICGSSAGFLVMFQLPSVSTSLRPKDSIDTQNYFVHKAVLSSPPDCNPYDYVLMVIYGEKRELAYYEAKSRTWTKLQEAGRYYDDVIFHKGEFYAVDEYGKLVVCQPCSLPIVLEIAMPWLLRGSKVYLVGMEDSLCVVIRFLKDNPSVGYETYKFEVRLLEPNEQWTHLGSIEDWAFFLGQNESAALPVEDFKGLKDDRIYFTDDNSDACKYGVIGGHDSGVFDMGEESFQPLEYCQCPRPVWLTPENRPSA, encoded by the exons ATGAGGCGTTTGATTCAAGCAAAAGATCGCCCATGGCTGGCCCTTCCCTACCATCCCAAGCGATCAGACAAGAGATGTAGTTTCATGAGCTTTCAGAGCGTCTCAAGCAACAAAATTTACCATCGTAAACTCCCTGGCGTTGGCGGATCAAAGACCATCTGTGGATCGTCCGCAGGTTTTCTTGTTATG TTTCAGTTACCGTCAGTCTCAACTTCGCTGCGGCCTAAAGATTCCATCGACACGCAAAACTACTTTGTTCATAAGGCCGTGCTTTCTTCCCCTCCTGATTGCAATCCATACGATTACGTTCTCATGGTTATATATGGAGAGAAACGGGAACTCGCTTACTACGAGGCAAAGAGTCGAACTTGGACGAAGCTGCAAGAAGCTGGACGTTATTATGACGATGTTATCTTTCACAAGGGAGAATTTTATGCTGTGGATGAGTACGGAAAACTGGTGGTTTGTCAGCCTTGTTCTCTTCCGATCGTTTTGGAAATTGCAATGCCATGGCTTCTTCGGGGGAGCAAGGTTTATCTTGTCGGCATGGAGGACTCATTGTGCGTTGTTATTAGATTTTTGAAGGATAACCCTAGCGTGGGCTATGAAACTTACAAGTTTGAAGTACGCTTGCTGGAGCCAAACGAGCAATGGACGCATCTCGGAAGCATTGAGGACTGGGCATTCTTCTTAGGTCAGAACGAGTCAGCAGCACTACCAGTTGAagatttcaagggattaaaaGATGACCGCATTTACTTCACGGACGACAATTCGGACGCATGCAAGTATGGAGTCATTGGTGGCCACGATTCCGGGGTATTTGACATGGGAGAAGAGAGTTTCCAGCCCCTGGAATACTGTCAGTGTCCACGACCAGTCTGGTTGACACCAGAAAATAGACCTTCCGCATGA